Genomic window (Flavobacterium oreochromis):
AGAGAGCAAACTATTAGAGAAGTTGCCCTATTAATGACAGATAGAATGTTAGATAATGCGTTTATTATAGAAAATAATAAATTAGCTGGTATAGTTACAGATGCAGACTTTAAATATAAAGTTGCTACAGGTAAAAATGCTATTCAATCTCATATAGATAAAATTATGACTTATCCAGTAATAACCGTTACTGAAAACATTTCATTATCTGAAGCACAATTAGTAATGCTGTCTCACAAAGTACATCACTTATGTGTAACCATTGATGGAACTCCACATAGTGAAGTAAAAGGGGTTATTACTCAACAAGATTTAGTACAAGCACAAGCTAATTCTCCAGGTGTATTAATAAAAGAAGCTAAAAGAGCTAATTCTTCTTCAGAATTAAGAGCTGTTTATAAATCTATGGCTTCTATGATGCAACAAGCACTTACTAAAAATATCCCATTACAACATCTTTATAATGTAGCTGGAGAAATTATATTAGCAATTATTAATCGTTCTATAGAATTAGCCATCTTAGATTTAGGCTCCCCTCCTGTTCCTTTTGCTTTTTTAAGTATAGGGAGTCAAGGAAGAAAAGAACAATTATTATTAACAGATCATGATAATATGCTAATTTATGCGGATGTAGATATACAACAAGCTAGAAATACTCGTTTTTATTTTAGTCAACTAGCTAAAAAAGTAGCTGAAACACTTGAAAAACTAGGATATAAACATTGTGAATTTGGTAATTCTGTTACTAATGAAAAATGGTGTAAACCTTTAACAGAATGGGTTTTGCAATATGAAAATTGGATTAAATCTCCTGGAGAATTTACTAATGAACATTGTGCTATATTCTTTGATTACGAGTTTGTATATGGTGATCAAAGTTTTGAAACAGCTATAACAGATACTATTTCCAAAATTAAAAATAAAGTTTTATTTTTAGATTATTTAGGAAATGATGCACTTAAAAAACCTGCTCCACTTAACTTCTTTAAAAAATTTAATGAAGAAGATACAGGTTCTCATTACGGTAAATTTAATATCAAAGAAAAAGCTCTTAATCAAATTGTAGATATTGCTCGTTTACTAGCAATACAATTTGAATTAAAAGGAATTAACAATACGTATTCTAGATACAAAGAACTAGCAATAAAAGACCTTGATAATGAAGTAGTTTATCGTCAAGCATCAGAGACCTTCTTATTATTATCAAAATATAGAATTTTAGAAGGTTATAAAAATGACAATACAGGTGAGTATATAGATGTAGAACATTTACCTAAGATAGAGAAAGAACGTTTAAAAGAATCACTTTCTGTATTAAAAGATTTAGAAGAAATAGTAAAAGACACCTTTCAATTAACACAATTTTCATAAAATGCTCGATTGGTTAAAACATTTAGGAAAAGAATATCCAGATTTTTGGAAAAATTATTTAATTCAATTAGAAACACCCTCAGTACGAAAGGTTGCTTTACATATTGAAACATCAGGATTAAACTCATCAAAAGATAAAATTATTTCAATAGGAGCTATAGCTATTGAAAATAATCAAATTTTAGTAGAACAAAGTCTAGAAATTGAATTAGAAAAAGAAAGAATTCTTAATGCAAAAGAACTTACATATGAAGAAGCGCAAGCAATTGAAGCTTTTATTCATTTCATAGGTAATGCAACACTTATAGGGCATCGTATACATTATGACATTGATATTTTAAATGAATATTTATCAAAATTACATAGTGGCCGTATAAAAAATAATTTATTGGATATAGAAGTTATGGAAACCAGAATCTTAGATTCAAATTCTAAGGCATTTTCATTAGAAGAATTATTTTCTAATTATAAAATAAAAAATCCAGAAATAGTAACTTCTGGTAGTTTAGCCTTTAATATTGGTTTATTATTTTTAAAAATGAGAGGAAAATTAAAAATTAATTGATTTAATTAAAATATATCTTAACTGATCCTTATTTTTAATTAATTTATAAATATTTAAGCCCATTAATTTAAATTAATGGGCTTAAATATTTTAATTAAACTTTTCCATTTTTAATTTCATCCACTATTTCTGGATTTAATAAAGTAGAAATATCACCAAAATTTTCTAAATCACCTGATGCTATTTTTCTTAATATTCTACGCATAATTTTACCTGATCTAGTTTTAGGTAAACCACTAACGAACTGAATTTTATCTAACTTAGCAATAGGTCCTACTTGGTCTGAAATAATTTGATTAATTTCGATTTTTAAATTTTCACGGTCACGATGTTCTCCTGTTTCTTTTAGAATAACAAAACCATATAAAGCATTTCCTTTTATATCATGAGGAAATCCTACTATAGCACTTTCTGCTACAGCTGGGTGTTCATCAATAGCATCTTCTATAGGGGCTGTTCCTAAATTATGTCCAGAAACGATAATAACATCATCTACCCTACCTGTTATTCTATAATACCCCACTTCATCTCGTAATGCCCCATCACCTGTAAAATATTTTCCAGGAAATTGTGAAAAATAAGTTTCTCTATAACGTTCATGATCTCCCCAAATAGTTCTAGCAATACTTGGCCAAGGAAACTTAATACATAAACTGCCTACTACTTGATTACCTTCTATTTCATTTCTTAATTCATCCATTAATACAGGTTGCACTCCAGGTAAAGGAAGAGTTGCATATGTAGGTTTAGTAGGTGTTACAAACGGAATGGGAGCTATCATAATTCCTCCTGTTTCTGTTTGCCACCAAGTATCTACTAATGGGCAACGTTTTCCTCCTACATGATCATTATACCAATGCCATGCTTCTTCATTAATAGGTTCTCCTACTGAACCAATTACTTTTAATGATTTTAGAGGGAATTTTTGTACATAATCTAGATTTTCTTTAGCTAAAGAGCGAATTGCCGTAGGAGCTGTATAAAACTGTGTTATTTTATGTTTTTCTATTATCTGCCAATAACGTGAAAAATCAGGATAAGATAATATTCCTTCACTTATTACGGTAGTAGCTCCATTTAAGAGAGGTCCATATAAAGTATAAGAATGTCCTGTAATCCAGCCAATATCTGCTGTACACCAAAAAATATCACCATCATTATAATTAAATACATTTTTAAATGTATAAGCTGTATAGACCATATATCCAGCTGTTGTGTGTAACATACCCTTTGGTTTTCCTGTTGAACCTGAAGTATATAGAATAAATAACGGATCTTCAGCATCCATTATTTCAGCAACACTAGTATCTGAGGCATTATCTAATAGAGGTTGTAACCATTGATCACGCCCTATTTTCATTTCTATTTTTTTCTTTTGTACGCTCAACAACTAAAACAGTTTTAACACCATGACAACGGTCTAGAGCCTCATCTACAATACTTTTAAGATTAATCTTTTTATCACCTCTATAACCCCCATCAGATGTAATTACCATTTTTGCTTGAGAATCATTAATACGAGCTTCTAATGCTCCAGCTGAGAAACCAGCAAAAACAACAGAATGAATAGCCCCAATTCTAGCACAGGCTAAAACAGCAATTGCTAAATCAGGGATCATAGGGAGGTAAATACAAACCCTATCTCCTTTTTCTACTCCTTGTTCTAAAAGAACATTAGCCATTTTTGAAACTCTTTGATAAAGCTCATTATAACTAATTTTTTGTGTGTCTTCTTCGGGATTGTTAGGTTCAAAAATAATAGCCGTCTTATCACCGCGTCTAGCTAAATGACGATCAATACAATTTTTTGTTATATTAACTTTTGCATCAATAAACCATTTAAATTCGGCTTTTTGCATGTCAAAATCAAAAACTTTATCCCATTTTTGGTACCAAACAAAATTTTCATCGGCTATTTTGTCCCAAAACTTTTTGGGTTCACGTACCGATTTTTTATACATTTTAAAGTAGTTTTCTAAATCCTTTATGGTATAATAACTCATGATTTGCCTTTTTTATAAAATGGTTTATGACTCGTTAAAATTCTAAAAAGCGAAAATACCATATTTCTAAAGAGTGAGCAATTTATAAATCATTAAATATTTACTAAAAAGCAAAAAAGTTTTCTATTGAGTGACTTTAGTATCTTATCTTTTTCTATCTAATTTAAAAGAATTAGATAAAATAGTCTTAAGAAGTAT
Coding sequences:
- a CDS encoding DNA polymerase III subunit epsilon; translation: MLDWLKHLGKEYPDFWKNYLIQLETPSVRKVALHIETSGLNSSKDKIISIGAIAIENNQILVEQSLEIELEKERILNAKELTYEEAQAIEAFIHFIGNATLIGHRIHYDIDILNEYLSKLHSGRIKNNLLDIEVMETRILDSNSKAFSLEELFSNYKIKNPEIVTSGSLAFNIGLLFLKMRGKLKIN
- a CDS encoding DUF294 nucleotidyltransferase-like domain-containing protein, whose translation is MKNSIATNIANFLKDFKPFNFLSFEDLEQIARYIKVIHLDKKQKLFQINDPLHDSFYVVNSGVVHLTVVSDAEETLLNKCYTGDIFGLRPFFAKNNYQMTAKANEEAFLFAIPIEKIRPFVIQNSQVLNFLLESFALNSNNPTDQDKKQLIADNVQLSEFQNDFSFIQTLTYNHSPLLVQREQTIREVALLMTDRMLDNAFIIENNKLAGIVTDADFKYKVATGKNAIQSHIDKIMTYPVITVTENISLSEAQLVMLSHKVHHLCVTIDGTPHSEVKGVITQQDLVQAQANSPGVLIKEAKRANSSSELRAVYKSMASMMQQALTKNIPLQHLYNVAGEIILAIINRSIELAILDLGSPPVPFAFLSIGSQGRKEQLLLTDHDNMLIYADVDIQQARNTRFYFSQLAKKVAETLEKLGYKHCEFGNSVTNEKWCKPLTEWVLQYENWIKSPGEFTNEHCAIFFDYEFVYGDQSFETAITDTISKIKNKVLFLDYLGNDALKKPAPLNFFKKFNEEDTGSHYGKFNIKEKALNQIVDIARLLAIQFELKGINNTYSRYKELAIKDLDNEVVYRQASETFLLLSKYRILEGYKNDNTGEYIDVEHLPKIEKERLKESLSVLKDLEEIVKDTFQLTQFS